The following nucleotide sequence is from Photobacterium gaetbulicola Gung47.
GGTTGATGCGGGTGGCAGGCTGGCAATTTGGTCGATCAGCACCTGTGCCAATCGGCCATCTGCTCCGGCCCAATCATAATTGGCCGAAAGGGAGCAGAACTGGAGAGTCAGTTCACGGACCAAAGGTGTAATACTGCACACCCTAGGACTGCGCCACTCTATTTCGGCGAGCGAACTGGTCTCGATATACAGGCTGCGCATTTGCGCGGCGCCGTTGGAAATCACCTTGTGCTCGATTCCCTCGGGGATCCAAATCGCGAACTGTGGCGGAGCAACATATTGGCCTTGCCGGGTATGGACGATGAGCATGCCTTCAACGGCATAAGACCATTGCCCCCAGTCATGGCTATGCCAGTGGGTCTGGCTGCCCGACTGCTGCCAGTTTTCGACACGGGCATAGACCGGGCGGGGAAGTGCCGATAGCGAAGGTACTGGCCGGTACTGCCTCTGGGGTTTGATGCTTGTCTGCTTGCTCATGCCGAGCCTTCCA
It contains:
- a CDS encoding putative transcriptional regulator, AraC family (COG2207); amino-acid sequence: MSKQTSIKPQRQYRPVPSLSALPRPVYARVENWQQSGSQTHWHSHDWGQWSYAVEGMLIVHTRQGQYVAPPQFAIWIPEGIEHKVISNGAAQMRSLYIETSSLAEIEWRSPRVCSITPLVRELTLQFCSLSANYDWAGADGRLAQVLIDQIASLPPASTQLTMPSDKRLTTLAEHLQQHPEEPRDIEQLGELVGLSGRSVSRLFKQQTGLTFQQWRQRARLLEALNKLESGHAVTRVALECGYDSVSAFVSIFKKQFGVTPGKYLRRE